A part of Aegilops tauschii subsp. strangulata cultivar AL8/78 chromosome 2, Aet v6.0, whole genome shotgun sequence genomic DNA contains:
- the LOC109736744 gene encoding protein FAR1-RELATED SEQUENCE 5-like, translating to MGATVEATTHPAAATKTDEHTLFDTNTAGGTGGTVGNSLAGLVGENDDDAWSQPKEPYVGMRFDTLEGAKEHYNAYALQLGFSIKMNTARRTGATRMLVKQQFVCNKFRKPTEDDGGVEKPPVLDKIVDQAEHVDEDHDIVFLDDERRMMHIMSDFYGTELIVPYGTKHITNLKTMLNKDATKEGDMIETVAYFKDQQKDDPDLFYKIKYDEEDRVENIFWVDGAARKAYVEAYHDCISFDTTYMTNMYNMPFALFIGINRHGQLFMLGCGFVRQEMASSFDWLFETFLEAMNGIAPTNIITDQDIAMAQSIKKMFPTSVHHCCRWHIMKKAQEKLGSMLVRNPGLSRDFNECVDFSLTPEEFETGWNALLLKYEVYPNQEWVVKYGSRSYYVTCEPSVEDN from the exons ATGGGTGCAACGGTCGAAGCAACTACACATCCAGCGGCAGCAACAAAGACGGATGAACACACGCTTTTTGACACTAACACCGCAGGTGGAACAGGTGGGACTGTTGGAAACAGTTTGGCAGGCTTGGTTGGTGAGAACGATGATGACGCATGGTCACAGCCCAAGGAACCTTACGTGGGGATGAGGTTTGACACTTTGGAAGGTGCAAAGGAGCACTACAATGCGTATGCTCTGCAGCTTGGGTTTTCCATCAAAATGAATACAGCAAGGAGAACTGGCGCCACTCGTATGTTGGTAAAGCAGCAATTTGTTTGCAACAAGTTTCGGAAACCTACAGAGGACGATGGAGGTGTAGAAAAGCCCCCTGTCCTAGACAAAATTGTTGATCAGGCAGAACATGTTGACGAAGATCATGATATTGTCTTTCTTGATGATGAAA GGCGTATGATGCATATTATGTCAGACTTCTATGGCACAGAGCTGATCGTCCCCTATGGTACTAAGCACATTACAAACCTGAAGACAATGTTAAACAAAGATGCCACCAAAGAAGGAGATATGATTGAGACAGTTGCCTACTTCAAAGATCAACAAAAAGATGATCCAGACTTGTTTTATAAGATAAAGTACGATGAGGAGGACAGGGTGGAGAACATTTTCTGGGTTGACGGTGCAGCTAGGAAAGCTTATGTCGAGGCTTACCACGATTGCATCTCGTTCGACACTACATACATGACTAACATGTACAACATGCCCTTTGCCCTGTTTATTGGAATTAATAGACACGGGCAGTTGTTCATGTTGGGCTGTGGCTTTGTTAGGCAAGAAATGGCATCGAGCTTTGATTGGTTGTTTGAGACGTTCCTTGAGGCAATGAATGGTATAGCACCAACCAACATCATAACTGACCAAGACATTGCGATGGCACAATCCATCAAAAAGATGTTTCCTACGAGTGTGCATCATTGTTGCCGTTGGCATATAATGAAGAAGGCACAAGAGAAGCTTGGATCAATGTTGGTGCGAAACCCTGGTTTGTCGCGTGATTTCAATGAATGTGTTGACTTCAGCTTGACACCAGAGGAGTTTGAGACAGGATGGAATGCTCTCTTGTTGAAGTATGAGG TTTACCCCAACCAGGAGTGGGTTGTGAAGTATGGATCTAGAAGCTACTACGTGACATGTGAACCAAGTGTTGAAGACAATTGA